The sequence ttttttttgttcttcgTTTTGTACAATAATAAAcctatttatatatatttatctctttattttcaactttaaaattgtttttgaacatctttttttttttttatataaatttttaatctcaaaaaaaaaaagtatgtgTTGAaatccacttttttttatttttggattattttaaaaaaaaaaaaaaatcaagaatAATTTATACCAAACATATTTTATCACCcactttttatatatatttttttttttttggtaaccACCATTGCAGAAAAtcactttttaaaaacatttttcctttttttatttaatttacaaacagaaagaaaaaaaaaaaaaaaaaaaaattaatgtttaaaaaaaataaatagagtGTTATTTTAATACATTTACATTTTATACCTCGTTCATAAAATATCCATGTTAGATTTACAaacagatttttttttttcaaaaaaggggttccatttaaaaaaaagattaataataatgaaaaaaaatggataaacttcgttattattgttttgttttattttattttttttatataatttaaaacaagtagggttttttttaattttttttttttttctttgtaataataaactgttttttaattttttttttttattatttcttttttttttttttttttttttagtttaatCAAAAAGTTGTTTTATAAACATTGTTTTGGAATTGGGCagtgatttttatttttccccaagataaatcaaaaaaataataaaaataaaatattttataaatatatttattaataatttcaatttattttataaaataggtatttttaatttaaaaacaaacgaaataaattaatttatatataatagtaataataataataaaagaaatttcaaaaaaaggtcaaataaatctttcaaataataaaattaacaaaaaataaaataataattaaaataaaagaatgaTTAGAATtggttcaaatttaattaaacaaagtATTAAAAACACAAATAAAAGTGGTATTTCAAGATTTTTTACAACAGGATCAAATAATAGTACCAATTATAAACCAGAATCATGTGTTAAAGAAGAACCAAAAGGTAAGAGTGTTAATGTCGAAGATTTAAAAGACCAAGAGATTATTGCATTAGTTGACAAGGGTGAAATCCAACCACATAATTTGGAAACTAGACTTCCAAATAACTTTCAAAGAGCAGTTCACATTAGAAGAAAATTATTAGCAAGAGATCTTCAAAAGGAACATCAAAGAGCACTTCACGCACAAGCAGTTGTTGCAGCAGCAGAGAAAGCAGCAACCAGCGGTGAAGATCCATCAAGCATTCAACCAGTTGTCCCACCAACATCAAATTTAGATTTTGAAGGTTCATTAACCAACTTACCAGTTGATCATTTCGATTACACCAAAGTTTTAGGTGCCTGTTGTGAAAATGTAATTGGTTACATTCCAATTCCAGTTGGTGTTGCAGGTCCAATCCTTTTAGATGGTAAATTAGTTTCAATTCCAATGGCAACCACTGAAGGTTGTTTAGTTGCATCAACTCATAGAGGTGCTAAAGCCATCACTAAATCTGGTGGTGCTAAAACTGTACTCTTACAAAGCGGTATGACTCGTGCACCAGTTTGTCGTTTACCATCATCCATTCGTGCTGGTGAACTTAAACAATGGATTGAAAATCAAGAGAACTTTTATCAAGTTGCCTCTGCATTCAACTCTACAAGTAGATTCGCTCGTTTAAAGAGTATTAAAGTTGTGATTGCAGGTAGACTCGTTTACCTTCGTTTCAAATCTTCCACTGGTGATGCTATGGGTATGAATATGGTTAGCAAAGGTGTTGAAAAAGCCCTCGAAGTCATCACTGAATACTTCCCAGAGATGGAAGTTCTCTCATTGAGTGGTAATGTTTGTACTGATAAGAAACCATCATCAATCAATTGGTTAGAAGGTCGTGGTAAGAGTGTAGTCGCCGAAGCTGTCATCTCTGGTGATATCGTTAGAGATGTACTTAAAACCACAGTCGAAGCTTTAGTATCACTCAACATTGATaagaatttaattggttCCGCTATGGCTGGTTCCATTGGTGGTTTCAATGCTCACGCTTCAAACATTGTCACTGCTCTCTACATTGCCACTGGTCAAGATCCAGCTCAAAATGTTGAATCTTCAAATTGTATTACCCTCATGGAAAGTATCAATGGTGGTAAAGATCTTTACATCTCTGTCACTATGCCATCTATTGAAGTTGGTactgttggtggtggtacaCATTTACCAGCTCAATCCGCTTGTCTCGATCTCTTAAAGATTCGTGGTGCCAATCTCGAACGTCCAGGTGCAAACTCTGAACAATTAGCTCGTGTCGTTGCCGCCGCTGTGCTCTCTGGTGAATTATCACTTATGAGTGCTCTCGCCGCTGGCCATTTAGTACGTTCTCACTTGAAACATAATCGTAAAACTGAAGCTCCTGCTCCACAAGCTGATACAATTTCGATGACTCATAATTTACCACATtctgattaaaaaaaaaaaaaaatccatgGATTAAATccataattttaaaaataaactttaagtaataataataattttatattttcataaatttatatatatatatcttatttgttttttattttatgttgttgtagtttttttttttttttttttttttttttttatttctttgtgtgtatatatttttttatttttttatttttttatttttttttatttattttttaatttctttaaactTGTTTAACTTGAAGAGGCAAGTGCACGAGCACGAGTTTGGGCATACTTGATATAAGAATACCAAAAGCTTGCAAGTGTACTAAATATTAAACCAAATGAAAGTAATGGAGTTATAATAACATCACCAAACATAAATAAACCTATAATTGTTTGGAGGATTGACTTTATTTGACCAGTGATTGATGTTGTTAATGGTGAATTCATTGTTGAACATAAAAAtatgaaataatttaataaaaatgctTGAATTGATGACATAAAGAAacaaaactaataataataataataatttaatgttATATTTGTGTTAGAAAAtctctaaaaaaaatataataataataatatattgtaataataaatttaaaaacactTACTTGGAAACCAATATTTCCATAACCTTCAAAAGTTGAAATACCTTCCCATTCAGTTATAAATGTTAAGATTATAGTTGCtggtaatgataaaatattacaataaaacattaaaccaaatgtatttaattgtgtttcttttgttttctttgctaaaaataataaaagagtATATTAGATTAGATGTGTCTTAATATAGAGATAGAGCGAGAGTGAGggaaagtttttaaaaacttaccaatataaattaaataaccaGCAGTTACAAAacaattgaataaaatataaattgaaccaacaaaatcaaatgttGCATCACCTAAACCAGCAATTAATGCACCTAAAACCATAACAACTACTGATTGAACTTCATCAGTTGGTGTAACTTTACCTAATAAAAATCCTTCCCCTACAATAACAATCAATGTTGAAAGTCTTCTCAATGCGCTAAATAATGGTACATTTGTCTTTGCTAATGCTGCTAAACCTGAAATTACcattaaaatgaataaaagaGATAATGATGCTAACTATAATATATagataaagttaaaaaaatatattaggACCAattatgataattttttttttttttttttcttttttttttttttttagaattaatttatatatatatataatcattattattattattattattattattattattattattattattattattattattattattattattataaaagaataaaaaaagagaatagtttttttaaaaaaaaaataaataaaatgaaaaattaaaaaattcttaaAATAGATTTGAggatgtaaaaaaaaaaaaaattttatataaatataaaaattacctttttaCATAAATCAAGATTAAAATCTGGATATGATATGTAACCAAATGTTTTCATtgttactaaaaaaaaaagtgaaaatatCATTTGACCAAGtgttaatgaatttgaaaaattgaaaccataataatttaaaactgCTTTATTGAAAAAGGTAATCGATACTGATGTAACACCATAAGCAACTGCTACAAAAAAccctttattttctttaaatgtttttaCTATGAaatccattttttattattattttatttttttatttttttttgttgtcttttgtaaaattatataatatgtccgctttatatttattatatattgtaaactttattatttattatttatttattattattattattaattattatcgTACTAATATTCATAAACGTAAATATAGGATTCTTATATATTATTGTGGAAATGATTTAaggaattttttattttttacttgagataaaaaaaaaaaaaagaacaaacaCCCGacacttctttttttttttctttttttttttaatttaatttttttatttttttttttttttattttgaaaatgctTTTTAGTTTTGTTGATCgcttttcaaaaaaaaaaaaaataaaaaatttcaaaattggtttcttttttgataataataaatttttataataaattaattaaattatattttgtaagtttaaaaaaaaaaaaacaaaaaaaaaaaaaaaaatttaataatatttaccacatcacatttaaatttgtaaaataacACACCCTATTCATACacttaaaattaatttgtaaagtttttttttttttttttttttttttttttttttttccaaaaaaattaaaaataaaaacaaacacccaaataaaacaaaccttttgaaaataaggtaattattaattattattttgataaatccaaaaaaaaaaaaccttggttgactttttttttttttttttttttttatataattatgaTGGTTAATGGATTTTTcaggcaaaaaaaaaaaaaaaagaaagaaattaaaaaaagaatggatttttgatttacattaaagaaaaaaaaaaaaaaaaataacaaaataaaaaaatggaaaaataaaaaaataaattaaaaaaaaataaaataaaaaattttcgtTTGtgtcgttttttttttttttttttttttttttttttttttttttctcttatttttttctcaataataataacaataataataataatttttaataaaaatgactATTAGTGCCAAAAGTAGAATTAAACAATGTGATCCATTCTGCACAAGAAAACCACTTGAAGATAAAACAGCAACTTTAAAGGATAAACCGGTAAAAGCTAAAAAATCCAATTCAGTtccaaaatcattaaaaaccTTTATGGAAGGTGTTCAATTAGTTAAAcaaattgatgaaaaaagaaaacaaagaacaattattgaaaaaaaacaacaagatgaaaaaaaaaaattacaagaagaaattaaaaataataatacaaccaCTACAACCACTACAACCACTACTGCTACCACCACAACTAATACATCTACTACAacaccaaaaataaataataataataataaaagattaaataaaaaacaattaaaacaacaacaaaaagaaaaacaagtTATAGTTACAGATTTAAAAGATgatataaagaaattgaattcATTATATTATAGACAATCAAGAGAGGATGTACCAGAGGGTGTaaaagaggaagaagagATTGAGAatacaaatttaaagaaatataaaGGTGAATTGCATTCAGATTATTTAGatagaattaataaagagattgcaaagaaaatgaaaaagtcTACATCAACCtaccaaaaaagaaaagaattttttgatgaaaagaaattaaaagagaaattaaagaaacaagGTGTAAAATATTCAGATTATTTagagaaagaaaaaagagaggaagagaaaagaaaagagcAAGAAGAGGGGGGATCAGAGTCCACTGAAAATGggaagaagaagagaaaACG comes from Dictyostelium discoideum AX4 chromosome 2 chromosome, whole genome shotgun sequence and encodes:
- the hmgB gene encoding hmg CoA reductase B encodes the protein MIRIGSNLIKQSIKNTNKSGISRFFTTGSNNSTNYKPESCVKEEPKGKSVNVEDLKDQEIIALVDKGEIQPHNLETRLPNNFQRAVHIRRKLLARDLQKEHQRALHAQAVVAAAEKAATSGEDPSSIQPVVPPTSNLDFEGSLTNLPVDHFDYTKVLGACCENVIGYIPIPVGVAGPILLDGKLVSIPMATTEGCLVASTHRGAKAITKSGGAKTVLLQSGMTRAPVCRLPSSIRAGELKQWIENQENFYQVASAFNSTSRFARLKSIKVVIAGRLVYLRFKSSTGDAMGMNMVSKGVEKALEVITEYFPEMEVLSLSGNVCTDKKPSSINWLEGRGKSVVAEAVISGDIVRDVLKTTVEALVSLNIDKNLIGSAMAGSIGGFNAHASNIVTALYIATGQDPAQNVESSNCITLMESINGGKDLYISVTMPSIEVGTVGGGTHLPAQSACLDLLKIRGANLERPGANSEQLARVVAAAVLSGELSLMSALAAGHLVRSHLKHNRKTEAPAPQADTISMTHNLPHSD